The genomic region ATCCATTGGCGATGCTCGGGCGGGCCGTAGCCGTAAAGAGCGAGATTCATGCCGATCTCGCCAACGCCGCCCAGAGGCAGGAATACCAACTCGTCCTGTTTCGCCATAATTTTCGTTTTTTCCGCTATCCAAAAAACACATCACCGGCAGCAATGGGCATTATCCTGCCAGTGCCGGTATCGAGCATCAACAAGCCATTATCATCAATTCCGGCGAATTGTCCGGAAATCGAGCGGTCCGGCAAATTCACCGTGATCTTTTCGCCGATGCCGCAGGCGATCGCCCGCCAGCGGGCGGTGATTTCGGCGATGCCGCGGCCCTGGTCCCATTGATCAAGCACATCGGCCATCGAAGCGAAGAGATGCGCGAACAACTCTTCCGGCGAGGCCGCACTTGCGTGCTGACGCAGGCAGGTGACGGGGTAGAGGGGATTATCCGGCATCACCGAGACATTGATGCCGATGCCGACGATCAGCGCGTAGCGGCCGTCGGGCAGCCCCTCGCCTTCGACGAGGATGCCGCAGGTCTTCTTGCGGCCGATGAGAATATCGTTCGGCCATTTGACCTCGAGCGGCTCGGCGCCCGGCGGCAGCACCTGGCGGATCGCCTGGTGCACCGCAACGGCGACGGCCAGCGGCAGGGAACTCAGGCGCTCCATCGGCGCCGGATCGATCAGCAGAAGAGAGGCGTAGAGATTGCCGCGTTCGGAAACCCAGAGCCGGCCGCGACGGCCGCGACCGCCCGTCTGCCGTTCGGCCGTCACCCAGAGATCGCCGCCGTCGCCCGCCCGAGCCCGGGCGAGGCATTCGCTGTTGGTGGACGATGTTTCCGACAGAGCCTCGTGCCTGAAATCGCCGAGCGATATCCGGCGCCGTCCGTCGGAAGCCATCAAAAGAGCGTCGCGGCGGCAAGCTCCGCCGCACCGCCGATCGGGCCGCCGATGAGGACATAGGCGGTGACGAAAAGACCGGAGAGACCGAAGACCAGACGCAACGAACCGGAGACACGGGCGAATTCGCCGGTCGCCTCATCGAACCACATCAGCTTGATGACGCGCAGATAATAGTAGGCGCCGACAACCGAGGCGAGAACGCCGATGATGGCGAGCGCATAAAGCTTGGCTTCGATGGCGGCGACGAAGACGAAGTACTTGGCGAAGAAGCCGGCGAGCGGCGGAATGCCGGCAAGCGAGAACATCAGCGCCGTCAGCACCACGGCCATGAACGGGTTGGTGGTGGAAAGCCCGGCGAGATCGTTGACCTCCTCGACGACGGTGCCGTCCTTGCGGCGCATCGACATGATGATCGCAAAGCTGCCGAGGGTCATGACCATATAGATGACCATGTAGAGCATGACACCGGAAACACCGGTCTGATTGCCGGCGGCAAGGCCGACCAGCGCGTAGCCCATGTGGCCGATCGACGAATAGGCCATCAGCCGCTTGATGTTTTTCTGGCCGATCGCGGCAAAGGAGCCGAGCAGCATCGAGGCGATCGAGATGAAGACGACGACCTGCTGCCAGTCGGCCAGGACCGGCTGAAAGGCGGTGATGACGATGCGGGTCATCATTGCCATGGCGGCAACCTTGGGGGCTGCGGCCAGGAAGGCGGTGACCGGCGTCGGCGCGCCTTCATAGACGTCAGGCGTCCACATGTGGAAGGGAACGGCCGAGATCTTGAAAGCGATGCCGGCGAGGATGAAGACCAGACCGAAGATCAGGCCGAGCGACCGCGCACCCTCGACCGAAAGCGCCTGGGCGATCTCGGAGAAGTGGGTGTGGCCGGTGAAGCCATAGACCAGCGACATGCCGTAGAGCAGCATGCCCGAAGAAAGCGCGCCGAGAACGAAATATTTCAGGCCGGCTTCGGTCGACTTCAGGCTGTCGCGGTTGATCGCGGCGACGACAT from Rhizobium sp. BT03 harbors:
- the nuoN gene encoding NADH-quinone oxidoreductase subunit NuoN; translation: MTAETILLSLHLSAPELILAVGALVLLMVGVFSGERSGLVVTCLAIVLLLAAGLWLLFVPAEGLAYGGVYMADGFSRFMKLVALIGSLVALFMTIGHARENQLDKFEFPVLLVLATLGILLMISANDLISLYLALELQSLALYVVAAINRDSLKSTEAGLKYFVLGALSSGMLLYGMSLVYGFTGHTHFSEIAQALSVEGARSLGLIFGLVFILAGIAFKISAVPFHMWTPDVYEGAPTPVTAFLAAAPKVAAMAMMTRIVITAFQPVLADWQQVVVFISIASMLLGSFAAIGQKNIKRLMAYSSIGHMGYALVGLAAGNQTGVSGVMLYMVIYMVMTLGSFAIIMSMRRKDGTVVEEVNDLAGLSTTNPFMAVVLTALMFSLAGIPPLAGFFAKYFVFVAAIEAKLYALAIIGVLASVVGAYYYLRVIKLMWFDEATGEFARVSGSLRLVFGLSGLFVTAYVLIGGPIGGAAELAAATLF
- a CDS encoding biotin--[acetyl-CoA-carboxylase] ligase, with the protein product MASDGRRRISLGDFRHEALSETSSTNSECLARARAGDGGDLWVTAERQTGGRGRRGRLWVSERGNLYASLLLIDPAPMERLSSLPLAVAVAVHQAIRQVLPPGAEPLEVKWPNDILIGRKKTCGILVEGEGLPDGRYALIVGIGINVSVMPDNPLYPVTCLRQHASAASPEELFAHLFASMADVLDQWDQGRGIAEITARWRAIACGIGEKITVNLPDRSISGQFAGIDDNGLLMLDTGTGRIMPIAAGDVFFG